The DNA window cccctcccccttttaagatcttgctttttcggattttctgtttataacctctgtaaatctacctccatgTTAATACTggtcctttgtttgtttgtttgtttgcttaacgcccagccgaccacgaagggccatatcagggcggtgctgctttgacatataacgtagTAATTCCACTGCAGTAAGTCAGCGACGGGCGCAatagcctagtggataagacatcggtctCCCAAGCGAAAGGTCGTggattaagggtggagattttttcggatctcccaggtcaacttatgtgcacatctgctagtgccttattccccttcgtgtacacgcaagatcctgtaacccatgtcagagttcggtggcgTAGAAATACGAAaacaccaagcatgcatccccccaaaagcggcgtatggctgcctaaatggcggggtaaaaaacaaccatacacgtaaaagccatgGGATTTTCcgtccatgaacgaagaagaagtcaGCACTTACGTTTTGCAGCAGCTTTTGCAGGTTGAAGACCTGGTGTGACGGGAGGTGGTGACCTGTTGGGGCAGGGTCGAGTATGTCGGGGCTGAGCATTCCTGCAGCTGCACACGGTTTGCGGCCTTGGGACGGGTCACTTTCACGTAGTCGCATGTTTCATTGTAGACGAACTGTCTTTTGTACTTCGTCAAGCCGAAcaactgaaaaacaaaatactgaGTTAAAAGAACATGTACTTTAGTTCAGTCCCTTGACCATGCAAGAGGATTTTTTTAaggagatggggaggggggaggggaggggggagaggggggagggggaggggggggggactccATGCAAGTGTGGCATGGCGAGTTACGTGTCCAAACAAGATCAGTTTTTCGGATCAGAAGGAAATAGTAGGTATCAGATAAGAAGCACAACTCTTCGTAGCAGTAAGTCTGCTCTCCGCCAAAAACGTACCTCCTCTGCCAATGAGATCAACAGAAAGTGTATTGAGAATTGCGTTTAGCGTGGTACAAACACGGAGAAACAAAATGTAAGTTTCCTGTGGGTTTAACACGCTGACGATAATTGCGAGAACACTACTTTTCAGGTCGCCTGTAATGTGTCCCCATAgacaaatcaatcaatctctgttttccgtctgtctttgtgtctattCAGCATAATTATATAGTACACACCGTGTCGCCTTCAAAGAAAAGGCCACCGTTGGCGTTGAGGCTGAGGTCGCTCTCGGGCACAAATAGACCGCTGTAGCTGCACTGCGATTCCACGGGCAATGCTTGAGTTAGAGACGGTCGAGTTTCTGCTTGGGCTTGCACTCTGGCACCCGTGGAGAACAGCGTGAAGATTGCCAGGAGCCACGTGGGGCAAGCTGAGGGCATGGTGATGGTGCGTGGTCAAGTACTTCGCGAACAGCAGATGATGACGCCCTTGGTGCGTCCTGAAAGTGGAAGTGGCGTTGAGGAATTCAATGTATGAGGACtatagttttcttttttttcaacatttgTTTTTTGCCGTCATTTTCATTATAATGAACATACATCTCTTATAGATCAAcgcatttaaaaacaagtcgcgtaaggcgaaattactacatttagtcaagatgtggaactcacagaatgaaactgaacgcaatgcattttttcacaatgaccgtagtccgccgctcgtgcaaaacgcagtgaaactgacgagcctgtttagcgcggtagtggtttcgctgtgctgcatagcacgctctcttcgttttaactttctgagcgtgtttttaatcaaaacatatcatatctataatgtttttggaatcaggaaccgaaaaggaataagatgaaattgtttttaaatcgatttcggaaatttaattttgattataatttttatattcttaattttcaaggcttgtttttaatccgaatataacatatttatatgtttttgaagatgatgaagaataagaataacgttaattgggatcgttttataaaaaaaaggtttaattacaatttttagatttttaatgaccaaagtcatcacttaatatttaagccaccacgctgaaatgcaataccaaagtccggcctttgtcgaagattgcttggccaaaatttcaatcaatttaattgaaaaatgagggtgtgacagtgccgcctcaacttttacaaaaagcaggatatgacgtcatcaaagacatttatcgaaacaatgaaaaaaacgtctggggatatcatacccaggaactctcatgtcaaatttcataaagatcgttccagtagtttactctgaatcgctctacacacagacacacagacacacacacacacagacacacacacacacacacacacacacacgcacacacacacacacacacacacacacacacacacacatacaccacgaccctcgtctcgattccccttctatgtcaaaacatttagtcaaaacttgaaaaagaaagaatacattttaaaaaatggtccggtagggggggggggggggggagggagggtctGGAAGGGGGCCGGGGGGACGTTGAAATCAGAAACAAATAGACCGCAAACGTTTCGAATTGAAGactcgaaaacacacacacacacacgcacacacacacgcacacacacacgctcgctcgcacgcacacacacacacaccacacaaacacacatatatacaagcacacacaaacacacacacacgcgtgcacacacacacacacacacactcacattcacacacccCTCATTTAAATTTGAGAATAATCAGGGCGTTGGCTCAAGGTAATTCAGTTCAACATAAATAGTATCACACATATATCGTAGCGTAAACATCAGGCTTTAACTGGAAGGTGAAGGTAGTGACGGATAACATCAAATGACAACACTGTGTTTACTGAAAACAGGTACCCGCGCCGAGAGTAATGGGACGTGACCAAGAGAGCAGACATCAGATCGACGTACCACTACACAATTTTGTCATAACCCCTAAAAATAGTGGAAGGTCACAGTTACGGAAGTACTTTGCACTGaaattgttgttggtggtgttgtggttttttacatttagtcaagttttgactaaatgttttaacacagagggggaatcgagacgagggtcgtggtgtatgtgtatgtgtgtgtgtgtgtgtgtgtgtgtgtgtgtagaccgattcagagtaaactactagaccgatctttatgacattttacatgagagttcctgggcatgatatccccagacgttttgttcattttttggatatatgtctttgatgacgtcatatccggcttttttaaaaagttgaggcggcactatcacaccctcattttttcaataaaatgtattgcaattttggccaagcaatcatcgacaaaggccagactttggtattgcatttcagcttggaggcttacaaattaataaatgactttggtcgttaaaaatctgaaaattgtaattaaaattatatttttataaaacgatccaaaattacgttcatcttattcttcatcattttctgattccaaaaacatataaatatgttatattcggattaaaaacaagctctcaaaattaaaaatataaaaattatgattaaaataaaattttcgaaatcgatttaaaaacagtttcatcttattccttgtcggttcctgattccaaaaacatatagatatgatatgtttggattaaaaatacgcagaaagttaaaacgaagagaggtaaagaaaagcgtgctatgcagcacagcgcaaccactatgtaccgcgctaaacaggctcgtcaatttcatt is part of the Littorina saxatilis isolate snail1 linkage group LG6, US_GU_Lsax_2.0, whole genome shotgun sequence genome and encodes:
- the LOC138968176 gene encoding uncharacterized protein isoform X1 — translated: MPSACPTWLLAIFTLFSTGARVQAQAETRPSLTQALPVESQCSYSGLFVPESDLSLNANGGLFFEGDTLFGLTKYKRQFVYNETCDYVKVTRPKAANRVQLQECSAPTYSTLPQQVTTSRHTRSSTCKSCCKTEMSISVPKTVTNLYTGIKYQAKHHNDSYQLINLGHCTKPDGPCGFGGICTQAQQIHWVLITTPRGDAFVPTTVPSHCSCVYI
- the LOC138968176 gene encoding uncharacterized protein isoform X2 — protein: MPSACPTWLLAIFTLFSTGARVQAQAETRPSLTQALPVESQCSYSGLFVPESDLSLNANGGLFFEGDTLFGLTKYKRQFVYNETCDYVKVTRPKAANRVQLQECSAPTYSTLPQQVTTSRHTRSSTCKSCCKTWGGRCWCCRSDARGRCQSLYPKPSPTCIPVSSIRRSITMTPIS